One region of Miscanthus floridulus cultivar M001 chromosome 19, ASM1932011v1, whole genome shotgun sequence genomic DNA includes:
- the LOC136529806 gene encoding uncharacterized protein, protein MALPLQDVAARAELRGNAAPASPPPTQLMEWLSSSDSSGAEEAGDPDRIPAAVFERDPSESNKDWSMMSTESVFGLQVAPSSDFTGFFLAHPELMDIATPPRSSSAAVVLDADAKAAPVISPPFESIPELPESAMKGNYSFAFPNFIEDKRNYSKKQSHREHQPEPAAPTEAAKAAPAPAEAEAKAEAQPETRSKPEAAPVPGAGKGGLFSCLPCC, encoded by the exons ATGGCGTTGCCCCTGCAGGACGTCGCCGCCCGCGCCGAGCTCCGCGGCAACGCGGCgccggcctcgccgccgccgacgcaGCTCATGGAATGGCTCTCGTCGTCGGACAGCAGCGGCGCCGAGGAGGCGGGCGACCCTGACAGGATCCCGGCGGCGGTGTTCGAGCGGGACCCGTCCGAGTCCAACAAGGACTGGAGCATGATGTCCACGGAGTCGGTGTTCGGCCTCCAGGTCGCGCCGTCCAGCGACTTCACCGGCTTCTTCCTCGCGCACCCGGAGCTCATGGACATCGCCACGCCGCCGCGCAGCAGCAGCGCTGCCGTCGTCCTCGACGCCGACGCCAAGGCCGCCCCTGTCATCTCGCCGCCCTTCGAGAGCATCCCGGAGCTCCCCGAGAGCGCCATGAAGGGAAACTACTCCTTCGCCTTCCCAAA CTTTATAGAGGACAAGAGGAACTACTCCAAGAAGCAGTCTCACCGGGAACACCAGCCGGAGCCAGCAGCACCAACGGAGGCGGCCAAGGCCGCGCCAGCACCGGCGGAAGCTGAAGCCAAGGCGGAGGCGCAGCCGGAGACGAGGAGCAAACCGGAGGCAGCTCCGGTTCCGGGAGCAGGAAAGGGCGGATTGTTCTCATGCTTACCCTGCTGCTGA
- the LOC136528735 gene encoding uncharacterized protein, protein MATDAAPAPRYSLLPGRLPAEDILFCVDVDLEARAEMKSAAAAAASSGSTSTSTSTASPQPTQPAGAAGGAPAAGPRTAVRRMDAIKQALLLFVHSKLTMCPDHRFAFGSLGEAFSMVKKGFSSDAGSAMEAIHSLSASESRYAMADLTQLFMTANQEGTKAESQGRLLRVVLIYCRSSMKPQHQWPVKPKNFTLDIIYLHDKPSADNCPQMVYDALVDALDHVSQYEGYILETGQGLARVLFRQMCILLSHPLQRCIQDDLDIPKQVAKKTLAIEAAQNEDGTPVSSQQ, encoded by the exons ATGGCGACGGACGCCGCGCCGGCGCCGCGCTACTCGCTGCTGCCGGGCCGCCTCCCCGCGGAGGACATCCTCTTCTGCGTCGACGTCGACCTCGAGGCGCGCGCGGAGATgaagtccgccgccgccgccgcggcgtcctcgggctccacctccacctccacctccaccgcgTCGCCGCAGCCGACGCAGCCCGCGGGGGCCGCCGGGGGTGCCCCGGCGGCGGGGCCCCGGACCGCGGTCAGGCGGATGGACGCGATCAAGCAGGCCCTGCTGCTCTTTGTCCACAGCAAGCTCACCATGTGCCCCGACCACCGCTTCGCCTTCGGCTCCCTCGGCGAGGCGTTCTCCATG GTGAAGAAGGGCTTCAGTAGTGACGCTGGTTCAGCAATGGAGGCAATCCATTCCTTGTCTGCTTCAGAATCAAGATATGCAATGGCTGATCTCACCCAGCTCTTCATGACAGCTAACCAGGAAGGTACAAAAGCAGAATCACAAGGCCGGCTTCTcagggtg GTACTTATCTACTGTCGTTCCTCTATGAAGCCACAGCATCAGTGGCCTGTGAAGCCAAAGAATTTCACCCTTGACATAATCTATCTCCACGACAAGCCAAGTGCTGACAACTGCCCACAGATGGTATATGATGCCTTGGTTGATGCTCTTGACCATGTCAGCCAGTATGAGGGGTACATTCTTGAGACTGGTCAAGGGCTTGCTCGCGTTCTCTTTCGTCAGATGTGCATTCTTCTATCCCATCCTTTGCAACGTTGCATCCAAGATGACCTTGATATTCCCAAACAAGTCGCTAAGAAAACTCTGGCAATCGAAGCTGCACAGAATGAAGATGGCACGCCAGTCTCCAGCCAGCAGTAG
- the LOC136525654 gene encoding uncharacterized protein — MRKMLMEKDIIGKVKAYVYVVEFQKRGLPHAHFLLIMEWKYKLTCLEQYDMIISVELPNKKKYPELYKMGHGRASVVMRETDKADEKGNIDEIKQYRDAWWVMPLEALWRIYGFDLSNNHPPVQQLQLHLPEMHMVAFHKQDKVERIVNWPGVEESMLTAYFDANRHHEEARGILYRDFPEHFTWQSDGKFWQKKKNSVFQVGRVISAHPAEGERYFLHVLLNNVTGATSYKHLRTVDGVLLPSFREATERRGLIEEDNTLDECLTEATLFQMPSSLGRLFAIILSMGKDIRSFPLPDIDHSYDDASHIPREIFEEASVEQNPEDVLLCESLNVEQRSAYDKIMGAVYSKQGGLFFVDGPGRTRKTFLYRALLAKLHSQDKLAVAIATSRVTVAIKLGRRIAHSRFKIPLTL; from the exons ATGAGGAAAATGTTGATGGAGAAAGACATAATTGGGAAGGTGAAGGCCTACGTATATGTAGTGGAGTTCCAGAAGAGGGGCTTGCCACATGCACACTTCTTGCTGATAATGGAATGGAAGTACAAGCTCACATGTCTCGAGCAATATGACATGATTATCAGTGTAGAGCTACCAAACAAGAAGAAGTACCCTGAGCTCTACAAGATG GGACATGGTAGGGCATCGGTGGTGATGAGGGAGACCGACAAAGCAGACGAGAAAGGGAacattgatgagatcaagcagtatAGAGATGCCTGGTGGGTGATGCCTCTAGAAGCACTATGGAGGATATATGGCTTTGACTTGAGCAACAACCATCCACCAGTACAGCAGCTGCAGCTTCATCTACCTGAGATGCACATGGTGGCATTTCATAAACAGGATAAGGTCGAACGGATCGTTAATTGGCCAGGTGTAGAAGAGTCAATGCTGACAGCATACTTCGATGCAAACAGGCATCATGAGGAAGCCCGTGGAATCTTGTATCGGGACTTCCCAGAGCATTTTACCTGGCAGTCTGATGGTAAATTCTGGCAGAAAAAGAAAAACTCTGTTTTTCAAGTTGGAAGAGTCATCTCGGCTCATCCTGCTGAGGGAGAACGTTACTTTCTTCATGTTCTCTTGAACAATGTTACTGGTGCTACATCATACAAACATCTGAGGACAGTTGATGGCGTGCTACTACCTTCGTTCCGTGAAGCTACAGAAAGGAGGGGTCTAATCGAAGAAGATAATACACTGGATGAATGTCTAACTGAAGCTACTTTATTCCAGATGCCTTCATCTCTAGGGAGGCTATTTGCAATAATATTG TCTATGGGGAAGGACATAAGGTCATTTCCTCTTCCAGATATTGATCACTCATACGACGATGCCAGCCATATTCCTCGTGAGATATTTGAGGAAGCTAGCGTCGAGCAGAATCCCGAAGATGTGCTATTGTGCGAGTCACTCAACGTCGAGCAAAGGTCTGCCTATGATAAGATAATGGGCGCTGTCTATAGCAAACAAGGTGGGTTGTTCTTTGTGGATGGACCTGGCAGGACGAGAAAGACATTTTTGTATAGGGCACTTCTCGCAAAACTACACAGCCAGGACAAGCTTGCCGTGGCTATAGCTACATCTAGAGTCACAGTAGCCATAAAGCTAGGCAGGAGGATAGCCCACTCGCGTTTCAAGATACCCCTCACTCTTTAA